A single region of the Nocardioides aquaticus genome encodes:
- a CDS encoding zinc ribbon domain-containing protein, producing the protein MKADPSAQVKLLELQELDAKTDQLAHRRAHLPEIPDLVALQASRARLVDVARDARIEVADLTAEQQKIDADVEQVKARRARDQQKMDAGSVSPKDLERIQHEVVSLERRISSLEDDELEVMGRLEEAQGRLDHVEQELEGTERRAAELRESRDATWAEIDGETADVAGTRAWAAEDVPADLLKVYDRVRAQRGGVGAALLRQRQCTGCRLGIDNLELARIAALPADEVVRCEECTRILVRTDESGL; encoded by the coding sequence CTGAAGGCCGACCCGTCCGCCCAGGTCAAGCTGCTCGAGCTCCAGGAGCTCGACGCGAAGACCGACCAGCTCGCCCACCGCCGCGCCCACCTGCCCGAGATCCCCGATCTCGTCGCGCTGCAGGCCTCCCGGGCCCGGCTCGTCGACGTCGCCCGCGACGCGCGGATCGAGGTCGCCGACCTGACCGCGGAGCAGCAGAAGATCGACGCCGACGTCGAGCAGGTCAAGGCCCGCCGGGCCCGCGACCAGCAGAAGATGGACGCCGGCAGCGTGAGCCCCAAGGACCTCGAGCGGATCCAGCACGAGGTGGTCTCGCTCGAGCGCCGGATCTCCTCCCTCGAGGACGACGAGCTCGAGGTGATGGGCCGGCTCGAGGAGGCCCAGGGCCGACTGGACCACGTCGAGCAGGAGCTCGAGGGCACCGAGCGCCGCGCCGCCGAGCTGCGCGAGTCGCGGGACGCGACGTGGGCCGAGATCGACGGCGAGACCGCGGACGTCGCCGGCACCCGCGCCTGGGCGGCCGAGGACGTCCCGGCGGACCTGCTGAAGGTCTACGACCGCGTCCGCGCCCAGCGCGGCGGGGTCGGCGCCGCCCTCCTGCGCCAGCGCCAGTGCACCGGGTGCCGGCTGGGCATCGACAACCTCGAGCTGGCCCGGATCGCAGCGCTGCCGGCCGACGAGGTCGTCCGCTGCGAGGAGTGCACGCGGATCCTGGTGCGCACCGACGAGAGCGGGCTGTGA
- a CDS encoding Nif3-like dinuclear metal center hexameric protein: MPVLSEVVALLDAWFPPGTADSWDRVGLVAGDPDQEVRRIHLAVDPSPAVVAEAVDAGADLLLVHHPLLLAGVHGVATTTPKGRSVTALVRAGCALLTAHTNADQAYGGVSHALADALGLRDQQPLRPLPAPALDQLTVSVPAPDAPALRAALAAAGAGRIGDYDQASFSVAGSGRFRPLDGAVPTIGTVGRAEEVAEEQVQVVLARRDRAAVVAAMVAAHPYEEPAYGVVELADPGLAPTGTGRVGDVEPTTLRAFAATVAAALPATAHGVRVGGDPDRVVRRVALCGGAGDFLLDGLRASDADVYVTSDLRHHPASEFLEHDGPALVDVAHWAAEWTWLPVLRRRLTEALGGTVDTHVSTLVTDPWTFRVDAPR, translated from the coding sequence ATGCCTGTGCTCTCCGAGGTCGTCGCCCTGCTCGACGCGTGGTTCCCGCCCGGCACGGCCGACTCCTGGGACCGGGTCGGCCTGGTCGCCGGCGACCCGGACCAGGAGGTGCGGCGGATCCACCTGGCCGTCGACCCGTCCCCGGCCGTCGTGGCGGAGGCCGTCGACGCCGGCGCGGACCTGCTGCTGGTGCATCACCCGCTGCTGCTGGCCGGCGTCCACGGCGTCGCCACGACCACGCCGAAGGGGCGCAGCGTGACGGCCCTGGTGCGCGCCGGCTGCGCCCTGCTGACCGCGCACACGAACGCCGACCAGGCGTACGGCGGGGTCTCCCACGCCCTGGCGGACGCGCTCGGCCTGCGCGACCAGCAGCCCCTGCGACCGCTGCCGGCGCCCGCCCTGGACCAGCTGACCGTCTCCGTGCCGGCGCCCGACGCGCCCGCCCTGCGCGCGGCGCTGGCCGCCGCCGGCGCGGGGCGGATCGGTGACTACGACCAGGCCTCGTTCTCGGTGGCCGGGTCCGGCCGGTTCCGCCCCCTCGACGGCGCGGTCCCCACCATCGGCACGGTCGGCCGGGCCGAGGAGGTCGCCGAGGAGCAGGTCCAGGTGGTGCTCGCGCGCCGCGACCGCGCCGCGGTGGTGGCCGCGATGGTGGCCGCGCACCCGTACGAGGAGCCGGCCTACGGCGTGGTCGAGCTCGCCGACCCGGGCCTGGCCCCGACGGGCACCGGTCGGGTCGGTGACGTCGAGCCGACGACGCTGCGCGCGTTCGCCGCGACCGTCGCCGCGGCGCTCCCGGCGACCGCCCACGGCGTCCGGGTCGGCGGCGACCCCGACCGGGTCGTGCGCCGGGTGGCGCTCTGCGGCGGCGCCGGGGACTTCCTGCTCGACGGGCTGCGGGCCTCGGACGCCGACGTCTACGTCACCAGCGACCTGCGCCACCACCCGGCCTCGGAGTTCCTCGAGCACGACGGCCCGGCCCTGGTCGACGTGGCGCACTGGGCGGCGGAGTGGACCTGGCTGCCTGTCCTGCGGCGGCGGCTGACCGAGGCGCTGGGCGGTACGGTGGACACCCACGTCAGCACCCTGGTCACCGACCCCTGGACCTTCCGGGTCGACGCCCCGCGCTGA
- a CDS encoding zinc-ribbon domain-containing protein: MLLIFGFKSYASVLAMLRVPCPQGHELAAQRLTRVRRRFTLFWVPLVPAGTRYQLDCTWCGLQRRLDEREADELQRRG; this comes from the coding sequence GTGCTGCTGATCTTCGGGTTCAAGTCCTACGCCTCCGTGCTCGCGATGCTCCGCGTGCCGTGCCCCCAGGGACACGAGCTCGCCGCGCAGCGCCTGACCCGGGTCAGGCGGCGGTTCACCCTGTTCTGGGTGCCGCTGGTGCCGGCCGGCACCCGCTACCAGCTCGACTGCACGTGGTGCGGGCTGCAGCGCCGGCTCGACGAGCGCGAGGCCGACGAGCTCCAGCGCCGCGGCTGA